The nucleotide sequence AGCTGCCTGCAAAGGCGCAGCAACTTCATCAATCTCGGCGGAGTCATCCAAAAGCATGATGTGAGATCTCAAAACAGTGCGTGATAGGAACTCACTCGACACTTTGTTTTTGGCTTTTGATTTTTGTGCGTGGACCGGAGTCAGGGCCGCCATGCGACGTACTGATTCCAGAATGTGTTTTACCATGCAGTTGTAACGGGGCTTCTGATCCAAATCAACGATCTGTTTATCTGCATATTCTGCCAGCTGGCGATAGGATTTGGCTTTGTACAGCTCCAGCAGTCGTGACTTTATGCCCGCAATATCAGGGCGACGATAGTTGTGCAAAGAATCCGGGCCTTCGGGATTCTGCGCTTGAAACTTAGGGGTTTCAGACATCGAGATAAAGTCCTGGCAAAGAATCGGAATCCCCGCCGCCTGATAAGGTGCAGCCCACGCATCAGCAAACGGGACGGCCACGGAAAGCTTTCGTTCCATCCAGATCAACTTGTCAGAGACTGCTTTGGATTTGCCGTTGGAAAGCTTCATGTACAGGGGCTTGCGCTCTTTATTCAGCACCATCGCTTCGTGAATATGTTCAGACAGACAAGGGCGCATGTCTTTCAGACCCGCCCAGGACAGGGCCGGAATCACAAAAACCGCAAAGCTGAATAGAATCACAGGGAAAGACTTCATGGGTTCTTTATAACACACTCAAGACCCCGGCTTCGGCCCCCCATCCCGCCCCTGTAAATAAACCTCGACTGTCCAGAATTTGGTCACCGGTCCTTAACAAACCCCAGAGCATCTTTTAACCTTAAATGAATGCCTGGTTTGCGCTTTTTCATTCTTATATCTGCTTTATGGACAGCCTCTGTGGCCCAAGCCGACTTTTCGGATTGCTATCTGATCAACGAATGCAGCAAGTTCCGCCGGGACCCCGCAAGCCCTGCCCCGGGCGGCAGCCAGATTAAAATCAATCCGTCCGCCGTTCCCACGGAAAAAGGTCTGGGTCTGGAAGCCATTTACTTCAACCCGTCAGCGGATTTTTCCATTGTCCGGGGTAACGGCAAGGTCGGCGCCGCCCTGTCCCCTTCCAATAGCGAGGAAACCTTCTTTGGAGCCCCCGGCTTTGAAATGATGGAAGACCTTTGGGAGCGCAAACACAATCAGGAAAAATACCCGAACGAAAAGCTGACCCTGGCCACAGCCTTCGACATGGTTGATCGCAAAGGCAATGGCTTTCGCCGTTACAGCCTGAAGGCCGGCGCGATGGCCAAGTACAATACCGAAACCAACAAAATCAATATCGGTGGCGGGGTCAATGCCATTTGGGGACCGTTTTCTGCCGGTTATTCTGTTTACGGTGATGAAACCCAGCTTGAACAAAGTGAATACGTAAAGACCACCATCAAATATCAGGTCAACACCTACAACGTGGCTCTTCATTTAAGCTCTTTGATTTTAAGCTATGCAAACTTGCACCTGATGGAAGAAGAAGAACTGTACGAAGCGCGCGTGCAGACCTTCACCGCTTCGTTGGCCATGGGAAAATTTATTTTCACCGCCGCCAAACGCATCGAGGATTCCCCGGCGTGGGCGTATAACTATGAAACCAAGGAACTGGAAGAAAAGCAGATCAAAGAAGAATACTTTGGCGGCGTCCAGTACTCACTAAGCCGCCGCTTTATGATTGGTGCGCTTTACAATTACTATCTGTTGCGTGAAGGCTCCGTCACAGCGACTTTGTTCTTTTAAACACCCGCCAGCTCTGCATTCATGACTGCTCCGGCAATCAGATCCGAAGCTTCAACCGTCACGGCCTGCACCGGAATTTCCCGCATCAGCCCCGTCAGACTGCGACAAGGACCAATGTTCACGAAACGATCGATCCTGTGATCCTGCGAAAGTTTTTGCACCGCCCGGCTCCAGTGAATGGGCTTTGTGATGCTTAGAAGAAATTCCTGTTTGATCTGCTTGGGGTCCATCAACGGCTGAGCGCTTAGACTTGAGAAAATCGGCACACGCGGATGACCGGTATGCACGCTGGCGAAGTCATTTTCCACCGCCTGCACATACGGCAGAATATAGCGCGAATGCACGGGGTAATCCAAAATACGCATCACGTTCCAGCCTTTGTCTTTAGCGTATCTTTCGACTTCGTCCAGATCAGCATAACGGCCACCAATATTCAAAAACCTTGGCGTCAGGCAGGACACGTCCACGTTGTTTGCTTCAAACCACGCATAGTCCTGTTCCGTGAATGGCGCCCCCCGGGGCGTCAGCACAGCGATATTGCGGCCGATCTTATCAATTCCATCGATGCTGCGGGTGAAGTGAATGTGATTGTAAATGGCGTCTTCAAAGGTGTAGGTCCCGGCAAACACCGCGCGGGCCAAATCCCCCAATGAACAACCCATCACCCAGTCCGGATCACCTTCCAGATCCCGCAGGCGCCGAGCGACGCCGGTTTGAATACAGCAGATCGCCACCGCCGCCAGACTGATGTTTTTCAAGGCATAGATATCTTCGGCGGGAAGCTCCAGAAATTCCTTAAAATTGAAATGATAGCCAAAGCGTTCCTGAATAATGGCTTCGGCCCGGCGAAAGCAGGCCTGTACTTCTGGCAAATGCAAAAATCGATAACGATCTGATTTTCGCAACAACGCATTCAGGCCCGGAAAAAGAAATGCTGTCGCCATTATCGCAACTCCATTTCGGGTTCAGGTTGTCTATCCATCGTGCGCACCGGAAAGGCGCGCTGATACAGCGGGGCAAATTCGGTCATCTGATCCTGGGTTTCAATCAAAGACAGCACCCGGCTGGCAGTGTGTTCAAAAACCACATCCTCGGTCTGACGAACCCATTTCAAAAGTTGCGCGTCCATGAATTCCCGATCACCGATTTCTTCATGCACCATGCGTGTGTGTTCAGCTTCATCCTGCAAAATCACCGAAATCGTCTGAGCCACACCCACATTGTCTGTCCCACGCATGATATCCGTGTAATGGCGGAACACGCGCATTTCCAAGCCCCAGGCACCGTACAGGTACAATTGTTCCGGGTCTGAAATCTGGCGCATCATCAGACTGAAATAGCGGGTCAGATAGCGCTCCAGCTCGTGACACAGGCGACGCTCCAGCTGACGATACCCAGGGACCGCCAGCCATTTGCGTCTTTCCAGCACCACACTTCTTTGCAGCAAGCGGGCGTGGCGCAATTCATCGCTGACATGTTCAGGCATCAGATCCGGCATCGGCAGATCACGGGACATAAAAATCTTCTGCATGTGCAGTGAGGCCATCAATTCACTGTGCCCCAGGGCATGCACCCAGGCCACCTGCGCATAAGGACGGTCCGCGATGACCCGAACCAGTTTTTGACTGGCGCGAGTGACGGGATCTGTCTGAAGCTCATGATTTTGAAACTCTTCCACCAGCACGGCCATGCGCTGAACCATCAGCAGGCACATTTCTTTTTCAATGACCTGAAGTTCTTGCAGGGACAGTCGGTCTGCTTCGGGCAAGGTGGCCAAAAACTTTTTGCCCAGCTGAATGTGCCCGACCTCATCGGCTAAAACCTCCTGCATGCCTTCACGAATTCGGGGACTGCTGGTGCCTTCAATGTAGGCCGAATAAATCTGAAACGGAAACTGTTCAATGGTGATTGCACCGTGAACGTAAGCAGCAAAACGGGACTGTGCCTGCAGCAGAACCGGATTTGCGAAAAATCCCAGAACAAAACTTTCGGCCACCGCTCGCAGTCGCTGGCGCAGATCCTCATAGCGCCCGTCTTTTGCCTGGGGATACGGTCGCAGTGACAAAATGATATCGCGGTGACGGGCTTCATCCGCGGCGTGTTCTTGAATATCAGCCACAAAGTGCAGCGGGGTGGAGGCCGAGATATTTCCCAGCACCTGTTGCGAAGCCAAATGCTCCATGTGCGCCAGAGTACTCAACCAGGCCGATTCCAAATGGGGATCGTCCGTCACCAGAGAGATTAGATATTGAATGGATTCAGTGAAGTTTTTCATAGCGTCCCAAGGAATACTTTGGACTCTAAAACAAAGGCAAGGCAGGGACTCTGCACTTGCCAGTAAACAGTGTATGAAAATCAGGTAATCAAACGAGGGCTATTCTTTTTTCTTCAAAGCGCCCATATAAGAATACTGCCAAGGACGGAACGCCATCAGCACACCCGAATCAATGACAGAAACGTTATGTTCCACCTCGTAACGGGATTCTTCCTGCATATCCATCATCAGGCGTTCCAGCTTGGCCTTGTACTTGGCCAGGGTCGGCGCGCTGACTTTGATCAGCGTGAAACGAATGTAGTCCTCGGGACGGAAATCATAATTCAGATAGTTCGACTTGGTCTGATCAAACAAAGCTTTTCCCACCGGCCCGTCACGACGGAAACGCAGGAACCCCTGACGTTTCAGTTTCACCTTGTCACGAGGATGCAGCTCAATCAGATTCAGACGATCCAGCTGGAACAGATACTTTTTCGCTTCTGAACCCGGGATCTGATACTCCTTTTCGATTTTCTGCGGGGTTTTTCCTTCCTGAAGCATCATATAGAAATGCAGCAGGCGCGCGTTTTCAGCCAGGGCCTTTTCCTGCTCGTCAGAAAGAATCATCGGCTGATTGGCTTCTTCCAGATTCGCCGACTTCACCACTTCTGAAAAACTGAGGTCGGCAATACGGCAGATTTCCTCCAGACGATCCAGACTTAAACTTTTGCTGGAAAGAATGCGCTTCACACTGGATTCACTCAAATCCAAGGCTTTGGCGAGGTCCTTATAAAGAATATTCTTCGCTTTTAAGGATCGTTTTAAGGCATTCAAAAACTGGTCAATCTGTGACATCTCAACCCCCAAAACCAGAGTATTACATTACGGTACCCCAAGCAAGGGTATTGAATGCTGGCACCAATCAGCCGATCCTATTTACAGGCATGGAGGTTCCAATGACCGCTCTCAGACTGCTTTTCCAACGACTGACACAGACCCGCCCCTTCTTTTACGGCTGGGAACAACGGGCTTATGAACGACGCCAGGAGCAATCTCACAGGGACGCCCAATTCTCTTGCAGACTTTGGAAGGATTAAATACAGTCCCCGGGGTAATGCAGAACTCCTCTGAAAATTCCTTATTATTTAAGCGTCCCCTTTGGTTCTATATCAAAAACAATCCCCGAGCCTTCAGCTTGGGGATGCTTTTTTTGCTGCTGACGAATGCCCTTGATTCAGCGTATCCGCTGGTGATGAAAGCGGCCATTGATCAGATTCAAGCCAAGGCCCCGCTGTCTGACATTGGCAAAACCTGCTTGATCTTCCTGGCGATGATGACGGGCCTTGCAATCACCCGCTACGGGTGGCGCGCAAACTTTGGCCGCTTCCACACCTACGCTGCAGAACACATCCGCCAAAAGATCTTCCGCCATATCACGTCCCTGGGACCGAATTTCTTCCACAAAAACCCCGTGGGTGAACTGATGAGTCTTCTGACCAACGACGTGCAGTCGTTCCGTCAGGCCATCGGCCCGGGCCTTTTGATCCTGGCCGACGGGATCATCTATATCCTGATGGTTCTGCCGATCATGATGTCCCTGAACTGGGAATGGACCTGGAAAACCCTGGTATTCCTGCCGCTGGTGCCTTTCCTGATCTGGAAGGTCATGCGCTTGATCCATTTGAATTATAAAATTCAGCAGGAACGCTTTTCAGAACTGACTGGCATCGCCCAGGAAACCGTGGGCGGCATCCGCGTGATTAAAAGCTTCGCGCAGGAAAACAACCGCACCCAGCTTTTCAACGGCATCAGTGCCGGCTTTGAAAAAGCCTGCAACAAAGTGGCGCGCGTGGATTCGATGTTCATTCCGGTGATGGAATTTGGTGTCACCTCAGGCAGCGTGATTCTGCTGTTTATTGCCAAAGATGGTTTGTATTCAGGGGCCGTGACCATCGGGACCTTCTTTGCCTTCCAGCGCTACATCCAGAAAATGGTGTGGCCGATGACGGCTTTGGGCATGGGCTTTTCAAACTTCCAAAAAGGCTATGCTTCCTTTGACCGGATCAAAGAGGTTCTGCAAACCGAAACTGACATTCCTGACAACGGAACTGTCGAGATCGAAAAGTTCCAGACCCTGGAATTTAAAAACGTTTCCTTCCGCCATAAAACCAGCTCGGTGTATGCACTTAAGAATGTGTCCTTCACCCTGAATGCCGGCGAAAGCCTGGGCATTATGGGGCCGGTTGGTGCGGGTAAAACCACGCTTCTGAATCTTTTGACCCGCATGTATCCGCTGGAAGAAGGTCAGATCCTGGTCAACGGCCATGACATCAGCAGCATCACGCAGGAATCTTTGCGCCGCACCTTCTTACTGGTTCCGCAAGAGGCCTTTTTGTTCAGCGACAGTATCGCCGACAACCTGAGCCTGGGTTTGTCCGAGCGGGCTGATATCGGTGAAATTCAGCGCATGACTGAAATTGTGGACCTGACCAAAGAAATTGATTCCTTGCCGCACAAATTTGATTCCCAGCTGGGTGAACGCGGTGTGAATCTGTCCGGCGGTCAGAAACAGCGTCTGACCATCGCACGTGGCATCATCATGAAAACCCCGGTGCTGGTTCTGGATGACTCTTTAAGTGCTGTGGACACGCGCACGGAAAAAGCCATCGAACAGGAACTGCGTAAAACTCACGGTTCCTTAAGCCGCATTATTGTGGCTCACCGTCTGTCTTCACTAAAATCCGTGGACCGCCTGTTGATCCTGAAAGACGGCCATATTGAAGCCTGGGGAACCATGGAGCAGGTTCGCGAAACCAGCCCGACCTTCCAGAAGATTGTGCAGATTCAAGGATTGGGGGATCACCATGAATGATAATTTTATGAATGAGGACCTGGTAAAAACCAAGGTCACGTACCCGATTCTGTTTAAACGTCTGTGGCCTTATGCCCGTCGCGAAAAAGGTCTTTTGTTCATGGCGATCTTTGCGGTTGCCGGCGGCGCCACCGTGGCCCGCCTGATTCCACTGTTGATTGGACAGGCCATCGACAAAGGCGTCGTGGGACGAGACCTGTCGATCTTCACCAAAGTGGCTTACGCGTATCTGGTGCTTGAAATCATGCGTTCGGTGTTTTCTTTCGGGAATGCCTTTTTGTTCCAGTTGTTCGGAAACCGCATGCTGTATCATCTGCGCGAAGACCTGATGAACCACGTGCAAAGACTGCCGATGCAGTTCTTCAACAAAACCCCCAACGGGCGCATCGTGACCCGACTGACCAATGATGTGATGTCTTTGGGGGAACTGTTTTCAGAAGGCGTGATCTCGGTCTTCACCAATGCGGTTATCATCGCGTCGGTAGTGATTGCGCTCAGCCTGATTTCCTGGAAGCTGACCGTGGTGTCGCTGTTCCTGGCGCCGTTCTTTATCTGGGCCACTTTCCACCTGTCCAATAAAATCCGTGCGATCTTAAGTGAACAGAAAAAGAAACTTTCCACAATCAACGCCTTCCTGGCTGAAAATCTGAACGGCATCAAAGTCATTCATCTCTATAATCGAGTGACCCGCAATCGCGACAAGTTCGGCGCCCTGTCGGTGGACTATCGCGATACCAATATGCGTTCGATCAAGGCCTATGCCCTGATGCAGCCCGTGATGAATCTGTTCAACGCCGTGACCATCACCTCGGCCTTGTATTTCGGTGGTTATTTGAGTGCTGAAAACTCGATCGCCATTGGTTCTTTGGTGGCGTTTTTGATGAACATTCAGGACTTCATCCCGCCATTGCGAGAGATTCTGGAAAAATACCAGCAATTCCAAAACTCGCTGACCAGTGCCGAGCGCATCTTCACCCTGATGGATGAACCGAAAGAGCACGAACTGGCCGCTCTGACCAGCCCGGGATCTTTGCGTGGGGAGCTGGAAATCAAAAACCTGAACTTCCAGTACGAAAGCCATCTGCCGCTGGTTTTGAAAGACATCAACCTGCACATCAAAGCCGGGGAATCCGTGGCACTGGTGGGTCGTACCGGCAGCGGAAAATCCACGTTCATTTCGTTGTTGCAGCGGTTCTATGATGCCCCGGAACAGACGGTCTTTGTCGATGGGCTGGCACTGGAATCAATCCAGCGCGAAGAGATCCGCCATCACGTCGGCGTGGTTCAGCAGGATAATTTTATTTTCCGTGGCAACATCCGCGACAATATCGGCCTGGGTGATCCGCGCATCACCGAAGAACAAGTCCGTATGGCCTGTGAAAAGACCGGCTATATGGCGCTATTGACCCGCACCGGGCGCGATCTGCTAAGCCCCGTGGCCGAACGTGGCGCCAACCTGTCAGTCGGTGAACGCCAGCTGATCGCATTTGCCAGGATTCTGGCCTTCAACCCGGATATTTTGATTCTGGATGAAGCCACTGCCAATATTGACTCTGAAAGTGAACACATCATTCAGGATGCGACCAAAGAGATCACCAAAGGCCGAACAAGTATTATCATTGCCCACCGTCTTTCAACGATTGAACAGTGCGATCGCATTATTGTTCTGAATCAGGGGGAAGTGGCCGAGATGGGCTCGCACGAAGAACTTATGCAAGCCCAGGGCATGTATTATCAGTTCGCGTCTTTGGGTTTGAAATCAACCTTGATCGACGCATCGGCAGCCGGCACAGCGGAACCATAGAAGCGGATCACGTTGCTGGCCGCCAGATAGTCCCAACCATTGGTGGTGTCACGCGGAATGCTGACACCATTGATGCTGACCGTGATGGATTCTTCCAAAGGCACTTTCGACAATTTAAAGTCCGTCAGAATCTGATAGATGCGTGAACGGATGTTCCCTACTGCTGACGAAAGATTCGTACTGCAGATGGATTCTTTCACCCCACCTGAAGTGTCAGCCAAGCCCATATAGCTTAAACCCGCCGAGGCAAAGTCATTGAAGGTCTTGCACTGGGACGTCAAACTTAAGACGCCGATAAAATTAAACACCCAGGAACGGCTGCCATCCACCCACGGCTCTTTGATACCATCCAATAAATTGGTGTAGTAGGTGACGCCCGCAGAAGAACTGGATTTACTGAAGTCATCTTCATCCGACAATGCGATCACCACCAACAGGGCATCATTGCGGAAAAAGCCTTTGCCTTCATTGGCCAGATAATTTGCGGACAGGGCATTTTCCATGGATTCAAGACCGCGCTCCAGGTTACTGCCGGCCTCTCCCACAATCATGCGGTTTTTCAGGCTGTTGACCAGATCCGGAGTTTTCGCAGTCACATACTTGGGACTGCCGACAAACTTACCACCATCCGGTGTTGTGCCACCCATGCTGGTGGTCACCACGGCCATGTGATAGTCCATTTTTAAGGTATTCAGTTTACTGACCAGATCCGGAACCTGTTCGCTTAAGCGCTGCTGATGTTTCAGCATGGAGGTGGAATTATCCACGATCCACAGGATATCCACTTTGTTGTTGTACGTGATGCTTTGACCGAAGTTGTCTTGAGTTTCTGGCAGATCGAATGACACATTCTGCGCGCAGGCCATTAAGAAAGATGACGCTGCCACGGCAACAAGAAGCTGAAAGTCCTTTTTCATACAAAAGATCCTCTCAAAGGCTGCGTTTATGCAGCCTTCGTTGTGAAATTCTTGATCGATTCACGTGCGGACTGACTGAGAGTCGTAAACTTCACGCCATACTTCACCGGCTCTACGGCGGCGCCGCTGTCCTTCACGTATTGTTTGCTGACGATCTGGCAGACCGCATTGAATGGCGGCACACCGTCGCCCGGTTGGAAATGCAGGAACAGGCTTTGTCCCGGCTGCAGATTCGGAGTGTCGATAAGAACCCCTGCTCCACCAGCACTGATTTCCAGGGCCTGACCGCGGAAAACTGTTTTGTTATTATGAACAATCAAAGAGGCACCATAAGAGGCGCGCACATGACGACGACGGAAGAAGATCTCAGCCACGTCAGCTTCCTTGGAATCTTTCATCACACGGATGCTTTCCGCAGAGAAGTCCTCCACCTCGGCGACTCTTTTCCAGGAAGGAAGCTTCGAGTGCCAGATGTAGTCGTATTCGTACAGCGCTTTTTCCTGCAGCATCTGGATCAGCTCCAGCTGGCAGAACGGACCATAGTTGTTACCCTCTTTCAGGATAAACCATTCTTTGTCTTTCAAAGCGAGCTTGCTTAACAATGACGCCGGAGACGCCGAAGGTCGAGTCGCAGGCTTTTGTGCCAGTTTCGCAGAAAACTCCGGATGCTCCAGCAGCATCAGCCACTCACCCAGCGCTTCGTCGTAGATGTAATCCGTCCACTGGTTCTCTTGGGTTTCGATCTTTTTTAAAACTGTCTCAAGATTGAACGGCCCGATATGAGTCCCATTGTTCGAAAGATAATACTGTTTTCCCATGCTCTCGATACTCCTGTTCCGCACTATTCGGCACAAACAGAAGATGACTTAACTGTAGGATATTAGACAATTTGTTGGTAATTTGTTTGGGAAATTTCGTCGAAGTTCTCGACAATAAATACAGTTAAAGGCTTCCTCACACTTACCCGACAAGATTACTGCCAGTTAAGAAATAGGGATCTTAAACCGAATAGAGTTTATGGTATTCATACAGAAGAAAGAAATGAAAACACGAAAAAACATCCTGATCGTGGACAACAACTGTGAGCTTGAGCAACTGGTGAAAGAACCCTTGCTGAAGCAACTTGAAAACTCGGGGGTTTCTCCGATTGTGGTCCGTGCAAAGGATGGCGCCGAAGCTGCCATCAAATCAGAGAACCAAAAATTCGACGTCGTGCTGATTGATACCGAAGTGCCGCGCCTGATGGACGGCGGTTTCGTTTATGGTATCCATACTTATAAGAATACCCAGGATGCCGAGTTGATTGTGATCTCACAACGAGACTCATCGGATCTGCCGGAAAGCCTGCAGTCTTCAAAGTTCTTTAAAAAACCTGTTTCTCCGAACGAACTGATCAACGCGATGATCTCTGTTCTGAATGCCCAACACCACGGTACGGGCGCGAAAGAACCGGCGACAGCCGCAGCGGCCTCCAAGTATGCCGTGGATGTGCGGGTGATCAATGCCGTCATCAAGGCCACAACTCACGTGCTGGGTCAGTTTGGCTGCCCTTCTGTGAAAATGGAAAAAGCCGGCCCCAAGTCCCCGCACGATCCCATGATGGGGGAAGTTTCCTCGGTCGTGGAGATCAAGTCCCAGGCATTCCAGGGACACTTGTGCATTTCCTTTGATAAAGGCAGCTTCCTGGAAGTTGTGTCCTCAATGCTGATGGAAGAACAAAC is from Bdellovibrio bacteriovorus str. Tiberius and encodes:
- a CDS encoding acyltransferase domain-containing protein; its protein translation is MATAFLFPGLNALLRKSDRYRFLHLPEVQACFRRAEAIIQERFGYHFNFKEFLELPAEDIYALKNISLAAVAICCIQTGVARRLRDLEGDPDWVMGCSLGDLARAVFAGTYTFEDAIYNHIHFTRSIDGIDKIGRNIAVLTPRGAPFTEQDYAWFEANNVDVSCLTPRFLNIGGRYADLDEVERYAKDKGWNVMRILDYPVHSRYILPYVQAVENDFASVHTGHPRVPIFSSLSAQPLMDPKQIKQEFLLSITKPIHWSRAVQKLSQDHRIDRFVNIGPCRSLTGLMREIPVQAVTVEASDLIAGAVMNAELAGV
- a CDS encoding ferritin-like domain-containing protein, which encodes MKNFTESIQYLISLVTDDPHLESAWLSTLAHMEHLASQQVLGNISASTPLHFVADIQEHAADEARHRDIILSLRPYPQAKDGRYEDLRQRLRAVAESFVLGFFANPVLLQAQSRFAAYVHGAITIEQFPFQIYSAYIEGTSSPRIREGMQEVLADEVGHIQLGKKFLATLPEADRLSLQELQVIEKEMCLLMVQRMAVLVEEFQNHELQTDPVTRASQKLVRVIADRPYAQVAWVHALGHSELMASLHMQKIFMSRDLPMPDLMPEHVSDELRHARLLQRSVVLERRKWLAVPGYRQLERRLCHELERYLTRYFSLMMRQISDPEQLYLYGAWGLEMRVFRHYTDIMRGTDNVGVAQTISVILQDEAEHTRMVHEEIGDREFMDAQLLKWVRQTEDVVFEHTASRVLSLIETQDQMTEFAPLYQRAFPVRTMDRQPEPEMELR
- a CDS encoding helix-turn-helix domain-containing protein, whose amino-acid sequence is MSQIDQFLNALKRSLKAKNILYKDLAKALDLSESSVKRILSSKSLSLDRLEEICRIADLSFSEVVKSANLEEANQPMILSDEQEKALAENARLLHFYMMLQEGKTPQKIEKEYQIPGSEAKKYLFQLDRLNLIELHPRDKVKLKRQGFLRFRRDGPVGKALFDQTKSNYLNYDFRPEDYIRFTLIKVSAPTLAKYKAKLERLMMDMQEESRYEVEHNVSVIDSGVLMAFRPWQYSYMGALKKKE
- a CDS encoding ABC transporter ATP-binding protein, yielding MLFLLLTNALDSAYPLVMKAAIDQIQAKAPLSDIGKTCLIFLAMMTGLAITRYGWRANFGRFHTYAAEHIRQKIFRHITSLGPNFFHKNPVGELMSLLTNDVQSFRQAIGPGLLILADGIIYILMVLPIMMSLNWEWTWKTLVFLPLVPFLIWKVMRLIHLNYKIQQERFSELTGIAQETVGGIRVIKSFAQENNRTQLFNGISAGFEKACNKVARVDSMFIPVMEFGVTSGSVILLFIAKDGLYSGAVTIGTFFAFQRYIQKMVWPMTALGMGFSNFQKGYASFDRIKEVLQTETDIPDNGTVEIEKFQTLEFKNVSFRHKTSSVYALKNVSFTLNAGESLGIMGPVGAGKTTLLNLLTRMYPLEEGQILVNGHDISSITQESLRRTFLLVPQEAFLFSDSIADNLSLGLSERADIGEIQRMTEIVDLTKEIDSLPHKFDSQLGERGVNLSGGQKQRLTIARGIIMKTPVLVLDDSLSAVDTRTEKAIEQELRKTHGSLSRIIVAHRLSSLKSVDRLLILKDGHIEAWGTMEQVRETSPTFQKIVQIQGLGDHHE
- a CDS encoding ABC transporter ATP-binding protein; protein product: MNDNFMNEDLVKTKVTYPILFKRLWPYARREKGLLFMAIFAVAGGATVARLIPLLIGQAIDKGVVGRDLSIFTKVAYAYLVLEIMRSVFSFGNAFLFQLFGNRMLYHLREDLMNHVQRLPMQFFNKTPNGRIVTRLTNDVMSLGELFSEGVISVFTNAVIIASVVIALSLISWKLTVVSLFLAPFFIWATFHLSNKIRAILSEQKKKLSTINAFLAENLNGIKVIHLYNRVTRNRDKFGALSVDYRDTNMRSIKAYALMQPVMNLFNAVTITSALYFGGYLSAENSIAIGSLVAFLMNIQDFIPPLREILEKYQQFQNSLTSAERIFTLMDEPKEHELAALTSPGSLRGELEIKNLNFQYESHLPLVLKDINLHIKAGESVALVGRTGSGKSTFISLLQRFYDAPEQTVFVDGLALESIQREEIRHHVGVVQQDNFIFRGNIRDNIGLGDPRITEEQVRMACEKTGYMALLTRTGRDLLSPVAERGANLSVGERQLIAFARILAFNPDILILDEATANIDSESEHIIQDATKEITKGRTSIIIAHRLSTIEQCDRIIVLNQGEVAEMGSHEELMQAQGMYYQFASLGLKSTLIDASAAGTAEP
- a CDS encoding GYF domain-containing protein — protein: MGKQYYLSNNGTHIGPFNLETVLKKIETQENQWTDYIYDEALGEWLMLLEHPEFSAKLAQKPATRPSASPASLLSKLALKDKEWFILKEGNNYGPFCQLELIQMLQEKALYEYDYIWHSKLPSWKRVAEVEDFSAESIRVMKDSKEADVAEIFFRRRHVRASYGASLIVHNNKTVFRGQALEISAGGAGVLIDTPNLQPGQSLFLHFQPGDGVPPFNAVCQIVSKQYVKDSGAAVEPVKYGVKFTTLSQSARESIKNFTTKAA
- a CDS encoding chemotaxis protein CheX; the protein is MKTRKNILIVDNNCELEQLVKEPLLKQLENSGVSPIVVRAKDGAEAAIKSENQKFDVVLIDTEVPRLMDGGFVYGIHTYKNTQDAELIVISQRDSSDLPESLQSSKFFKKPVSPNELINAMISVLNAQHHGTGAKEPATAAAASKYAVDVRVINAVIKATTHVLGQFGCPSVKMEKAGPKSPHDPMMGEVSSVVEIKSQAFQGHLCISFDKGSFLEVVSSMLMEEQTELNKDNQDAVGEINNIIFGNAKAEISSYGVQMTVPKVLLGNGQNVPCAQGSAGMMIPFATEKGKFYITVVALPLAKAA